The Musa acuminata AAA Group cultivar baxijiao chromosome BXJ2-2, Cavendish_Baxijiao_AAA, whole genome shotgun sequence genome contains the following window.
ataaacttttgacgatttaaacacttttggaaacttcgtacgataaaagtaacgttttcgtttgaaaccgtttcgattgcattttaacttgaagagataagtaagacggagacaaagaagtagagcattaaagtgcaaatgatttgcagtaatgtaaatgacaataagtaaatgcaaactagagatcacgccgattttacagtggttcggtcaaatgacctacatccacttgcgaggcccctcttcgatgaggctcccaccttccactagcaaatcttttgaaatggaagggcaaatacccctcttacaactttttacaagcggttcactctcttaaagattttcagcaaaaaagaaggaggtgaacactagcaaattgaaaacaagactagcaaagactcttctaagacttttctctaaatcacttgctgctcaaaaagttgtattctcaactgagacttgaggggtatttataggcctcaagaggattcaaatttgggctccaaaaatttgaattctcttatgttcccgatgctggcgatgccaccgcccagcgctcgggtgctgggcggtgcaaccgcccagcccaggaggtgtcaccgcccagcctaggcggtgtcacggcctaggccaattcagctcactggttaggctccaaacttggcccaaactagtccgaactcgggccgaattggcccctacttgggttataagattaacacctaatcctaaccctaattaacgttctaactacgaatttaaagatattttctaagctattacaaagtccgtaagtcaagactttttccggcgagtttccggcgaacttccgacgattttccgataaactctcagaaaccattctgcggactcccagcaagctcctagacttcacgatttgatcttgacgagttccaacgagcttcttcggcaagctccgcaaacttccaacgaaccttccggcgagcttccgaaaaacccttcggcaagctccctactcattctcggctagttccggcagcattcccgacgaaccttcggacttccgtcgaactcttgaactcgcaatgaatccttggtgcttgactccgacactttgttttgctttatgtcttcgtcgttatcgtagttaatcctacacacacaagctaaaactctactccgatctagacaattattacaacgtgaattgacattctgttgcccggcacgtcattggttggcgcttcgtccgattcttcggtgcatcgtcctctcttgcaacttgttgcccaatcagcggttgacctccgcaaccacgatatccttggcgtaatttcgctctccttggcccgatgcccgacgtccgaagccttctgccatctaatatcctaatgtgatctcctccggcgcaacgtcaattcctcctgccttaattgtctaatcttgatcgagtagacctgcatcacccaaaatgcagttaaacataaacataattatcaattgatttcatcatcaaaatacgagattcaacatatatatatatatatatatatatatatatatatatatatatatatatatatatatatatatatatatacatatatatatatataaatgtatatatatgtatatatatgtatatatatgtatatatatgtatatacatgtatatatatgtatatgtatatatatatacatatgtatatatatatacatatatatacatatatatacatatatgtatatatatatgtatatatatatgtatatatatacatatatatatacatatatatatacatatatgtatatatatgtatatatatatacatatacatatatatacatgtatatacatatatatatacatatatatacatatatatatatatatatatatgtatatatatatatatatatgttgaatctcgtatatatatacatatatgtatatatatgtatatatatacatatgtatatatatgtatatatatacatatgtatatatatacatatatatacatatgtatatatatgtatatatatacatatgtatatatatgtatatacatatatatatatacatatatatatatatatatacatatatatatatatacatatatatatatatacatatatatatatatacatatatatatatatatacatatatatatatatatatatatatattctcgaaAGATGCccctatttgtatatatatttttcaaatgataCCATGTTTCCAATAATATCAAAAATACCCTCACCAAACTTAattgtattttttaaaaaaattatcttttttctgTCAGTTTTGGATTGTTGCAATGTTTTTCACctcaataaaaatatcataaaattatgaaaaaaatactataagtgatatcatattatatttctttGATTGTCGCTGCTGGTAGGTcattatgatatcatatttttataatttatagttgGTTTGGTTGAGATTAAAAGTTTATTTGGGTTATTGATAGTGTTTTCAAatagattttataatatttttattgtgatggGCAAAACATCGTAACTTGCTAATTTTTTATTCCTATTTGGTTGAGGTTATTTGTgaactattatatatattttaaaaaattttagtatgatacatcaaataatttttaatatatttttaattctatTTGAGTCACAATAATGTTACAATATTTTGTTgaggtattaaaaatattataaaaatatataaaaataatataaataatatcatattatatcTCTTTAATTGTCATCGCTCACACACAATTACTACGAAATTGAATTTTTAGACctaaaattgatttgattaaGATTATGAGTAGATTTTATAGCATTTTTTGTtaagtaaattttataatatttttattataataatcaaaatattataataattcaaTTTTTGATCTCATTAGGACCCGTGAAAGTATGTTAAGAATTATTCGAAATACAGAATACagtttgagaaaaataaaaaataggagatatataatgagaaaaaaatatataagagaaaAAGACTTTTAAGTAATTCGCCAGACGCTAAGCAGGCATCGTTATTGACTCCAACCAACCTCTTTCGTCCGGCCCATCACCAGCGATGGAAACCATGAATCCCCGAACTCGCATTCCCCAACCACAACAGCATGCCATGAGATCGATCCCTGTGCCGCGGCTGCCGTTCGCCTTCCCATTACCATCACTCCTCCTTCTGCTCATCGCCTCCACCGCGCCGTCCTCTCCGGCCGAGAACACCTCACTGCCCGGTTGTCCCTCGGCGTGCGGCGACGTCCACATCCCGTACCCCTTCGGCATCGGCGCCAACTGCTCTAGAGACGGCTTCACGTTGACCTGCGCGATGACCACCACCGATGGCGGAAGCTACAAGCCTTTCCTTGCCGACGTCGAGATCATCGACATCTCCCTCTCCTCCGGCCAAGCCCGCGTGTACAACCACATCTCCTGGCAGTGTTACGATGGCCTCTCCGGTGAGGTCGTCTCCCGCCGCTGGTCTCTCGATTTCACCGACAGGCCCTACCGCTTCTCCGATGGCCGCAACCGGTTCACCACCATCGGTTGCGACACGCTCGCCTACATCAAGGGCCACAAGGACGGGGATAGCTACCGGAGCGGGTGCGTCTCGGTGTGCGACGACGCTGGCAGCCTCGCCAACGGATCCTGCTCCGGCATCGGTTGCTGCCAGACTGCCATCCCCAGGGGGATGAGCTACTACGAGGTGTCCTTCGCCCGCGAGTTCAACAACTCCAAGGTGTGGCGATTCGACCCCTGCAGCTACGCTGTTCTCGTCGACGAGGACTGGTTCGAGTTCCGCACCTCGTACGTCACCTCCGACGAGCTCAGCCGGACGGAGGGCGGGCGGGTGCCGCTCGTGGTGGACTGGGCTATCGGGGAAGACTCATGCGAGGAGGCCCGGCGTGACAGGGCGGCCTACGCGTGCATCAGCAAGCACAGCGAGTGCGCCAACTCCACCAATGGCCCGGGTTATCTCTGCAACTGCTCCAGTGGATACCAAGGCAACCCCTACCTCCAAAATGGATGCCAAGGTCTGCGTAACTCCATCTCTTCGTATCTCGTAAAGCACAAGATTAATCTTGCCTGCCAAGTGCTCACAGAAAGTCCTCTGTTCTCCCATCTGAAATTGTGCGTCAGACATTGATGAGTGTGCCCTCAAGGAGAAGTATCCTTGCTTTGGAGTGTGCACAAACAAGCAAGGAAGGTACAATTGTGTTTGCCCTCCAGGCACACAGGGTGATCCTTTCCGGCCTGGAGCTTGCTATCCAGAGAGCCTTTCATTGGCAGTGAAGTTGATCATAGGTAATTACTCTCCGCCATCTTCTTGCAATTTCTTACCAATGGTTTCTTTTAATTATATAAAGTATGGAAGAAACGCTTAGATTTTGATTCCATTAcctcttagttgtttaatttaatTGTGTTTTACTTCTATTGTCAGAAGATATcaacaaaataaaagataaaaagataaaaaaggaaACTTCGGTTGTCATCCCCACTTTTTTCTGTCACCATTAAGTGGTAGTGGTTGAGATTAATAATTGGAATACCTTCAAACCATGCTTGGCCAGCATCATACAGCTATCATGCCTGACCCACCAACACTAACATTTCAACCTCAACTAGGCAAATTATATATCTGAATTTAGCAAACAGATCTACTGAACATACAATACTATACTTTTAGGTCAAACATGGATAATGAGTATTCATAACTCTTATTATCTCTCACATTCAAGTGATCTGCTAGTTTCAGATTTTAACTAATTAGTATCTTTCTTTGGGGATTTGGTCAAACTGAGCATTATAAATCCTTTAGGGATTTGATCAAGGGTTTCAATGGGTTACTATCTTTGTTTATAGAAGATTAAATTTGTGACTAAGCAACTCTTAATAGATGATATGGGttgagaatattaaaaaaaatcaaaattttagagAACAGGTGAAATTTAGTAACAGAATAGAAGCActaatacataaaatatatacCTTCTCCATCATAGGGTATATAAGATTGACACTTAATGGTATTTTCATCTCATCTGTTCATAATCTTTACCATTAGAAATTACATGTACTTATTACTGAAAAAAAAGGAATTATATGCACTATTATCAAGATCAGGTTGTGATAGTGATAAAATATGAAACAACAAAATGCATCACAGAATTTTCTTTTCTGTTGTATTTACAAATTGAAAGATTCGTTTATTACATGGTAGATTGTTGTCACTTCAAGAATATATTTAATATCTATGTAATAAGAAATTTATACATCTTCAATATGTCTGCCTCTTGTTGGAACAAATTTAGAAGATAATTTATTCAGTATGGTTACAGTTACTTGTAAAGCCTGGGGACTATTCTTAATCCATCCTAGTTTCTCAGTCCCCATCAATCAAAGATCTAAACCCATGAAAACACTAGTAACTTCTGCCATTTAAGACTTTCCAGTCTCATTGGTTTTCAAAATTGCCCCCAAAATTCAGATCAAAAGCTAATTCCAGTCTCATTGTATTCTAAAGCTAGAAAACTTATAATACAATTTTCATTAATTCCATCAGAGTAAGCCATTTTCATCTGCACTAAAAAGATTTATAGGAGAGGGCGAGTATGCAAAATTGCTGTTTCAATGGCAACCGAACCTATGAACCATAGCCATTTTGATCTGAGCATCATTGTCTACCCAAGTTTGGATGAAATTTAACACATTCTGGTTATTCTACTTCAATTCGAAATATATGAAATGGCTGAATACCACACATTTACATATAAAAATAAGTCTTTTTCTTCTGATTCTGAATAGGAAAAAAGTGTATATGCATGTGTTCAATGGCCCATCTTTATTGTTACAATTGTCATTGAACTGACTCAAATGTTCTGGTGAGGGAAAACTTATGCTAGTAAATCTTCTTATCTGCAGGGATTAGCACCAGCCTTGTCTTTCTACTACTTTTTGGTCTTATAATTTACATAATGCATGGAAGAAGAAAAATTAAGAGGATTAAAGAGGCATACTTCAAACAAAATGGAGGTTGGTTGTTACTCGAAGAGATGAAGTCGCAACAAGGTCCTGCATTCAAGATCTTCACAAAAGAAGAACTAGAATCAGCAACGAACAAGTTTGACAAGAATCATATCCTTGGTGGTGGAGGCCATGGAACTGTGTACAGAGGAATCTTGAAAGATGATCGAACAGTAGCCATAAAGAAATCCATGATGGTCAATGAGAGCCAAAAGAAGGAATTTGTGAAGGAGATGCTGATCCTTTCCCAAACCAACCATAAGAACATAGTCAAGCTTTTGGGGTGTTGCTTGGAGGTGGAGATCCCAATGCTGGTTTATGAATTCGTTTCCAGAGGTAGTCTGTTCCAGTTTATACATGAAAATAATCAGAAATCTACTATTTCACTGGATGCCAGACTAAAGATTGCTCTGGAGACTGCAGAAGCACTTGCTTACTTACATTCGTCAGCTTCTCCTCCAATACTGCACGGGGATGTGAAATCTTCCAACATACTTTTAGATGAAAGCTACACAGCAAAGGTATCAGATTTTGGAGCTTCAATGCTAGTGCCGATAAATGAAACTCAGTTTGCTACATTAGTGCAGGGGACTTGTGGCTACTTAGACCCTGAATACTTACAGACATGCCAATTGACCGATAAAAGTGATGTCTATAGTTTCGGTGTGGTTCTTCTAGAGCTCCTTACTGGGAAGAAGGCACTCTATCTTGAAGAATCTAACACCGAGAGAAGCCTTGCTCTGAGCTTCATACTCGCAATGAAGGATGATCGGCTTCTTGAGTTTTTGGACTACCAAGTTGGAGATGAGGCAGAAGTTGAATTGGTTCAGAATGTTGCCAAGCTAGCAAAGGAATGCCTCAGTGTCAGAGGAGAAGAGAGGCCTACGATGAAGGAAGTGGCAACAGAGCTAGGGAGGTTGGCTAAGTTGAAGCAATGGTCATCGATAGAGCACATCGTCACTGAGGCTGAGCATGAGTTGCATCCTTGGATACAACATGGAAACGAGATTGAGCACTTGCTTGGTGAATGAATTGGAGTGACAATATAGAGAAAAGTAAGAAAGAATATCCA
Protein-coding sequences here:
- the LOC135583315 gene encoding wall-associated receptor kinase 2-like; amino-acid sequence: METMNPRTRIPQPQQHAMRSIPVPRLPFAFPLPSLLLLLIASTAPSSPAENTSLPGCPSACGDVHIPYPFGIGANCSRDGFTLTCAMTTTDGGSYKPFLADVEIIDISLSSGQARVYNHISWQCYDGLSGEVVSRRWSLDFTDRPYRFSDGRNRFTTIGCDTLAYIKGHKDGDSYRSGCVSVCDDAGSLANGSCSGIGCCQTAIPRGMSYYEVSFAREFNNSKVWRFDPCSYAVLVDEDWFEFRTSYVTSDELSRTEGGRVPLVVDWAIGEDSCEEARRDRAAYACISKHSECANSTNGPGYLCNCSSGYQGNPYLQNGCQDIDECALKEKYPCFGVCTNKQGRYNCVCPPGTQGDPFRPGACYPESLSLAVKLIIGISTSLVFLLLFGLIIYIMHGRRKIKRIKEAYFKQNGGWLLLEEMKSQQGPAFKIFTKEELESATNKFDKNHILGGGGHGTVYRGILKDDRTVAIKKSMMVNESQKKEFVKEMLILSQTNHKNIVKLLGCCLEVEIPMLVYEFVSRGSLFQFIHENNQKSTISLDARLKIALETAEALAYLHSSASPPILHGDVKSSNILLDESYTAKVSDFGASMLVPINETQFATLVQGTCGYLDPEYLQTCQLTDKSDVYSFGVVLLELLTGKKALYLEESNTERSLALSFILAMKDDRLLEFLDYQVGDEAEVELVQNVAKLAKECLSVRGEERPTMKEVATELGRLAKLKQWSSIEHIVTEAEHELHPWIQHGNEIEHLLGE